A genomic segment from Pseudosulfitobacter sp. DSM 107133 encodes:
- a CDS encoding AAA family ATPase, which yields MAGDPDVVGHNLRRSAMCINNSERHIILSGCSGGGKSTLLVELKRRGYETVEEPGRRIVATEMQGEGKALPWVNLELFARRAIEMAARDRERAKDLNGWVFFDRGLVDAAVALEHAAGVAVSETLADQDRFHHQVFLTPPWLEIFLSHKCTGALQIQSGIHA from the coding sequence ATGGCCGGTGATCCTGACGTCGTCGGCCACAACTTGCGGAGGAGCGCCATGTGCATCAACAATTCAGAACGGCATATCATTCTGTCGGGATGCTCAGGTGGCGGCAAATCAACGCTATTGGTCGAACTGAAACGCAGGGGCTACGAGACCGTTGAAGAGCCAGGCAGGAGAATTGTCGCGACCGAAATGCAAGGTGAAGGGAAGGCCCTTCCCTGGGTCAATCTCGAACTGTTTGCCAGGCGCGCCATCGAGATGGCCGCCCGGGACAGAGAGCGCGCCAAAGACTTGAATGGTTGGGTTTTCTTTGACCGCGGACTCGTCGATGCAGCCGTTGCCCTGGAGCATGCGGCCGGGGTCGCTGTTTCCGAAACCCTCGCCGATCAGGACCGTTTTCACCACCAGGTATTCCTGACTCCGCCGTGGCTGGAAATCTTCCTGAGCCATAAATGCACTGGAGCGCTGCAAATCCAATCTGGCATTCATGCGTAA
- a CDS encoding IS66 family transposase codes for MITTPAIDLSTIPAAQRAAVLALMEKVAALTEITQRQEHLIAELNHALHGKRSEKLTEDERQLAFEDLSIALAEVEVQKDQLAAQTGDKTTTKSAPKRTIGNLPAALPRIEEVIEPDSLSCPCGCGVMHKIGEDRSERLDIVPAQLRVIVTVRPKYACRTCTDGVTQAPAPSHLIMGALPTEATIANVLVSKYADHLPLYRQSQILARAGLDLHRAVLADWVGKAAFHLKPVVDRLAEHLKRSNKLFMDETTAPVLDPGRGKTKTGYLWALARDDRPWGGEDPPGVVYFYAPGRAGANAETFLTGFDGILQIDGYQGYNRLTKPTRKGGAPIRVAHCWAHARRKLKEVFDRDGSEIAAEGLRRIAEIYIVEADIRGISPGQRLSARQARSAPLVAAFGEWLEAERRKISAKSRLGEKLTYIHNHWDGLQTFLADGRVEIDNNRVENLIRPITLNRKNALFAGHDEGGIAWGRIASLIETCKINGVEPFAYLKATLTAIANGHPQSAIDDLLPWNSKTSS; via the coding sequence ATGATCACGACACCCGCCATTGACCTATCCACCATCCCTGCTGCGCAGCGTGCGGCGGTTTTGGCGTTGATGGAAAAGGTAGCGGCGCTTACGGAAATCACCCAACGGCAAGAGCACCTGATTGCGGAGCTGAACCATGCCCTACATGGCAAACGGTCGGAAAAGCTGACCGAGGATGAGCGGCAGCTGGCGTTCGAGGATCTGTCCATCGCCCTGGCTGAGGTCGAGGTGCAGAAGGACCAACTGGCCGCTCAGACAGGTGACAAGACGACAACCAAATCTGCGCCAAAGCGCACCATCGGCAATCTACCGGCCGCACTGCCGCGCATCGAAGAAGTCATCGAACCTGACAGCCTGAGCTGCCCTTGCGGCTGCGGCGTCATGCACAAGATCGGGGAAGACCGCAGTGAGCGGCTGGACATCGTGCCGGCGCAGTTGCGCGTCATTGTCACCGTGCGCCCGAAATACGCCTGCCGGACCTGCACCGACGGCGTGACCCAGGCTCCCGCACCATCGCATCTGATCATGGGTGCCCTGCCGACCGAGGCCACCATCGCCAATGTGCTGGTCAGCAAGTATGCGGATCATCTGCCATTATACCGCCAAAGCCAGATCCTGGCGCGTGCGGGTCTTGATCTGCACCGCGCTGTGCTGGCGGACTGGGTCGGCAAGGCGGCCTTCCACCTCAAGCCCGTCGTCGACCGGCTGGCCGAACACCTGAAACGATCCAACAAACTGTTCATGGACGAAACCACGGCCCCGGTGCTGGATCCGGGGCGCGGTAAAACCAAAACTGGCTATCTCTGGGCACTGGCCCGCGATGACCGACCATGGGGCGGTGAAGATCCGCCCGGTGTGGTTTACTTCTATGCCCCCGGTCGGGCGGGCGCGAATGCCGAAACCTTCCTGACAGGCTTCGACGGCATCCTGCAGATCGACGGCTATCAGGGCTATAACCGGCTGACCAAACCCACGCGCAAGGGCGGTGCCCCCATTCGGGTGGCCCATTGCTGGGCGCATGCGCGCCGCAAGCTGAAGGAAGTCTTTGACCGCGATGGCTCAGAGATCGCCGCCGAAGGCCTGCGCCGCATCGCTGAAATCTATATCGTCGAAGCTGACATTCGTGGCATCTCCCCCGGCCAGCGATTGTCTGCCCGTCAGGCCCGCAGTGCCCCGCTGGTCGCAGCATTCGGTGAATGGCTGGAGGCTGAGCGCCGCAAGATCTCCGCCAAATCCCGGCTGGGTGAAAAGCTGACTTACATCCACAATCACTGGGACGGACTGCAGACCTTCTTGGCCGATGGGCGCGTCGAGATCGACAACAACCGCGTCGAAAACCTGATCCGCCCCATCACCCTCAATCGGAAAAACGCCCTCTTCGCTGGGCATGACGAGGGTGGTATCGCCTGGGGCCGCATCGCCTCACTGATCGAAACCTGCAAGATCAACGGCGTCGAGCCCTTCGCCTATCTCAAGGCAACCCTCACAGCGATCGCCAATGGTCACCCACAGAGCGCCATCGACGATCTGCTCCCGTGGAACTCCAAGACGTCAAGCTGA
- the tnpB gene encoding IS66 family insertion sequence element accessory protein TnpB (TnpB, as the term is used for proteins encoded by IS66 family insertion elements, is considered an accessory protein, since TnpC, encoded by a neighboring gene, is a DDE family transposase.) has protein sequence MMFPSNRVRVLVSTQPVDFRKGHDGLASIVSSVLRKDPFTGTVFVFRSRRADRLKLLYWDGTGLVMAYKRLEEATFTWPAIKDGMMALNHAQFEALFAGLDWRKVKALEMRPPAAAE, from the coding sequence ATGATGTTCCCATCAAACCGTGTGCGGGTTCTGGTCTCGACGCAGCCTGTGGACTTCAGGAAAGGTCATGATGGGCTGGCGTCGATCGTGTCGTCGGTGCTGCGCAAGGATCCGTTCACCGGCACGGTTTTTGTGTTCCGCTCGCGCCGGGCGGATCGGCTGAAGCTTTTGTATTGGGACGGCACCGGATTGGTGATGGCTTATAAGCGGCTGGAAGAAGCGACCTTCACCTGGCCGGCGATCAAGGACGGGATGATGGCGCTGAACCACGCCCAGTTCGAGGCCCTGTTTGCCGGTCTGGACTGGCGCAAGGTCAAGGCTCTGGAGATGCGCCCACCTGCTGCGGCAGAGTGA
- a CDS encoding transposase yields MATTVEFLMDYGVEIRANGQKRWPNEVKARIVAESLQPGVSVNAVAARYGLRANHLSEWRSQARDGRLVLPAGDDDAFSFAPLVVSDGGGCAHMSAVAGRSAKPDESSHTSIEIAIGRVTVRLDGTTSSTRVAEIVRAIEGQP; encoded by the coding sequence ATGGCGACTACGGTAGAGTTTCTCATGGACTACGGGGTGGAGATACGGGCCAATGGCCAGAAGCGGTGGCCCAATGAGGTCAAAGCACGGATCGTGGCTGAGAGTTTGCAGCCGGGCGTGAGCGTGAATGCAGTTGCGGCGCGGTATGGGCTTCGGGCGAACCATTTGTCGGAATGGCGGAGTCAAGCACGCGATGGCCGGTTGGTTTTGCCTGCGGGCGATGACGACGCCTTTAGTTTTGCGCCACTCGTAGTCTCGGATGGTGGCGGCTGTGCGCATATGTCGGCCGTTGCGGGGCGGTCCGCGAAGCCTGACGAGTCATCCCATACCTCCATCGAGATTGCGATTGGTCGTGTGACAGTCCGGCTCGATGGCACGACCAGTTCGACCCGGGTTGCCGAGATCGTGCGGGCAATCGAGGGTCAGCCATGA
- a CDS encoding toll/interleukin-1 receptor domain-containing protein produces the protein MVNQSTIMNYKAEPAFQDRSRVINEALEKNRQTAFLSHSHKDYELVRRVQAFLRDNGWNVYVDWQDESMPTSTNRETARKIKDKIRKLDWFLFLATQNSMVSRWCPWEIGYADGVKPISSIIVIPTTDQSGKTHGSEYLDLYRRIEHGSSPTKSAYAVFDPRAQRGTFLESLQR, from the coding sequence ATGGTAAACCAATCGACAATCATGAATTACAAGGCGGAACCAGCGTTCCAAGACCGAAGCCGTGTGATCAACGAAGCCTTGGAAAAGAACCGCCAAACCGCCTTTCTGTCACACAGCCACAAGGACTATGAACTCGTCAGGAGGGTTCAGGCGTTTTTGCGAGATAACGGCTGGAATGTGTACGTCGACTGGCAGGATGAAAGCATGCCTACGAGCACCAACCGCGAGACAGCAAGAAAGATCAAGGACAAGATCCGGAAGTTGGATTGGTTCCTCTTTCTGGCCACCCAGAACTCAATGGTAAGCAGATGGTGCCCCTGGGAGATCGGGTATGCAGACGGCGTGAAACCAATATCCAGCATTATCGTGATCCCAACAACTGATCAGTCCGGAAAAACGCATGGGAGCGAGTATCTGGACCTCTATCGCCGAATTGAGCATGGCTCCTCTCCCACTAAGAGTGCCTACGCCGTCTTCGATCCTCGCGCCCAGAGAGGCACCTTCCTTGAGAGTCTCCAGCGGTGA
- a CDS encoding TIR domain-containing protein: MFSPTPSKRRVFFSFHYQNDIWRVNQVRNSWRYAKPDTREGFGFYDASIWESAKRTSDDSLKNLIRNGISNTSVTCVLAGEQTYARRWVRYEIARSVLKGNGLLTVNISSLRDRLGYQATQGPNPLDYMGLYRDNFGQIRLAELKTGKWYQYQDYQQVVTPPETWFVPAGNVVHKLSNYALHYCYVAHRGNDNFGIWVRNAASIVGR; this comes from the coding sequence ATGTTCTCACCCACACCATCCAAGAGAAGAGTATTCTTCTCGTTCCATTACCAAAACGACATCTGGCGTGTGAACCAAGTTAGAAATTCGTGGCGCTACGCAAAACCAGACACTCGTGAAGGGTTCGGATTCTACGACGCAAGCATCTGGGAGAGCGCGAAGCGGACAAGTGATGATTCACTTAAAAATCTCATTCGAAATGGGATTTCCAACACTTCGGTGACATGTGTCTTGGCAGGTGAACAGACCTACGCACGGAGATGGGTTCGCTATGAAATCGCCCGAAGTGTCTTGAAGGGAAATGGCCTTCTGACGGTCAACATATCGAGTCTGCGGGATAGACTTGGATATCAAGCAACACAGGGCCCGAACCCTTTGGACTACATGGGGCTCTACAGGGACAATTTTGGTCAGATCCGCTTGGCAGAATTGAAGACAGGCAAGTGGTACCAGTACCAGGATTATCAGCAGGTAGTCACGCCACCTGAAACTTGGTTTGTCCCCGCAGGAAATGTTGTTCACAAGCTCAGCAATTATGCCCTGCACTATTGTTACGTCGCACACAGGGGGAACGACAACTTCGGAATTTGGGTCAGGAATGCAGCAAGTATAGTGGGGCGGTAA
- a CDS encoding type I restriction endonuclease subunit R, translated as MAFASEDDLEQWALGELQGLGFTYLHGSALSPEADDPVRDSFHDVLILGRLEAAIRSLNPHLPDDAVRTAINEIRDTKFAGDLLSENRRIHDVIVGGVPVSWFEWGEQKNDVARIVDWENTDNDWLVVNQFEVVGKSARRPDVIIFLNGLPIIVIELKGTETGSLKGAFNQIETYKSQVPDLFRTNAINVISEGVTARYASLSANFDRFMRWRTVDGETLVEDGTALALQTLMEGLLNQDVILEMMRFCTVFEDEGKGPIKKIAGYHQFHAVRKGMKAVLGARGEDGRGGVMWHTQGSGKSLLMSFLAGRLMRDPRLENPTLVVITDRNDLDNQLFATFSRCAALFGEVPVQAEDVPDLRKKLADRQVGGVIFATIQKFRPPKGEIDFGELTDRSNVIVFADEAHRSQYGFDAKVNRETGETKYGFAHHLRTALPNAVYVGFTGTPIDLVGADTQAVFGDYIDVYDIAQAVSDGATVPIYYEGRVAKIELAEDIGEIVDAEFEEIIEEAEADGVEFDEASRGAMSSKWTQLEKLVGAEPRLDAVVQDILTHFDARLEAMDGGKAMIVCMSRRICVEVYERIVAARPDWHSDEDAKGAVKVVMTGAAQDPAEFQPHIRSKARLETLRTRYRDPSDELKLVIVRDMWLTGFDAPCMHTLYVDKPMKGHGLMQAITRINRVFGSKPAGLVVDYIGLAADLKKALKHYSNADQKQTGVSQDEAVHALHTQIDIMRGMFFAVPYMDAVNGTAADRIKILPIAIEHALTLKVDGKEAVNREDSKKRFMKAVAGLVKAFRIAAGTHEAAAAKDEVGFFVAIQSAIRKMDASTRTARTAEDAELAISQLLNRAVASTEVIDILEAAGIDKPDISVLSEDFLLGLQNTPHKNLAVEALRKLLNGEIRSRTRTNRTQNEAFSKRLQDAMARYHNRSIDAVQVIKEMIDMARQLQEQPEDGLTAEEVAFYDALAQNESARDLMGNEELRVIAQELVNAVQATSSVDWWRKQNVRTKMRVTIRRILKKHGFPPDLQAESVKKVLQQAEVLAKEFA; from the coding sequence ATGGCCTTTGCATCCGAAGACGACCTTGAACAATGGGCCTTGGGCGAACTCCAAGGCCTCGGCTTCACCTATCTTCATGGCTCGGCCCTTTCACCCGAAGCCGACGATCCCGTTCGTGACAGCTTCCATGACGTGCTGATCCTCGGCCGGCTGGAGGCCGCGATCCGCAGCTTGAACCCGCATTTGCCCGATGACGCGGTCCGTACGGCGATCAACGAAATCCGCGACACCAAGTTCGCGGGCGATCTTCTGTCAGAGAACCGCCGTATCCATGATGTGATCGTCGGAGGCGTGCCCGTATCCTGGTTCGAATGGGGAGAGCAGAAGAACGACGTCGCGCGTATCGTGGATTGGGAAAACACCGACAACGACTGGCTTGTGGTCAATCAGTTCGAGGTGGTGGGCAAATCTGCCCGTCGGCCCGACGTGATCATCTTCCTCAACGGCCTGCCGATCATCGTGATCGAGCTGAAAGGGACTGAAACCGGCAGCCTGAAAGGCGCCTTCAACCAGATCGAGACCTACAAGTCCCAGGTGCCGGATCTGTTCCGCACCAACGCGATAAACGTCATCTCCGAGGGGGTGACCGCTCGCTACGCCTCTCTTTCGGCCAACTTCGATCGCTTCATGCGTTGGCGCACCGTCGATGGCGAAACGCTGGTCGAGGATGGAACTGCTCTTGCTCTTCAGACTTTGATGGAGGGCCTGCTCAACCAGGATGTCATCCTCGAGATGATGAGGTTCTGCACTGTATTCGAGGACGAGGGCAAAGGCCCGATCAAGAAGATTGCCGGCTACCATCAGTTCCATGCCGTCAGGAAGGGTATGAAGGCCGTTCTGGGCGCGCGAGGCGAGGATGGGCGCGGTGGTGTCATGTGGCACACCCAGGGCTCTGGAAAGTCGCTTCTGATGTCTTTCCTTGCCGGCCGCCTGATGCGCGATCCCCGGCTCGAGAACCCGACCCTTGTGGTGATCACGGACCGGAACGATCTCGACAACCAGCTCTTCGCGACCTTCTCGCGCTGTGCAGCCCTCTTCGGGGAAGTGCCGGTTCAAGCCGAAGATGTGCCTGACCTTCGCAAGAAGCTTGCCGACCGCCAGGTGGGAGGGGTGATCTTTGCCACCATTCAGAAATTCCGCCCGCCGAAAGGGGAGATTGACTTCGGCGAGCTGACCGATCGCTCCAATGTCATCGTCTTTGCCGACGAGGCCCACCGGTCTCAGTACGGGTTCGACGCCAAGGTGAACAGGGAGACCGGTGAAACCAAATACGGCTTTGCCCACCATCTGAGAACGGCGCTGCCAAATGCGGTCTACGTTGGCTTCACCGGAACGCCCATCGACCTTGTGGGAGCAGACACCCAAGCCGTCTTCGGGGATTACATCGATGTCTATGACATCGCCCAGGCGGTATCGGACGGTGCAACCGTGCCGATTTACTATGAAGGCCGCGTCGCCAAAATCGAATTGGCGGAGGACATCGGCGAGATTGTCGATGCCGAATTCGAAGAGATCATCGAGGAGGCCGAGGCGGACGGTGTCGAGTTCGACGAGGCGAGCCGCGGTGCAATGTCTTCGAAGTGGACACAGCTTGAAAAGCTCGTCGGCGCCGAGCCCCGTCTGGATGCGGTCGTCCAGGACATCCTGACGCATTTCGATGCACGCCTGGAGGCCATGGATGGTGGCAAGGCGATGATCGTCTGCATGTCCCGTCGGATTTGTGTCGAGGTCTATGAACGCATCGTGGCTGCACGCCCTGACTGGCATTCGGATGAAGATGCCAAGGGCGCTGTCAAAGTCGTCATGACTGGTGCTGCCCAGGACCCGGCGGAATTCCAACCTCACATCCGGTCCAAAGCACGTCTTGAAACTCTGCGCACCCGCTATCGCGACCCTTCGGATGAGTTGAAGCTCGTGATCGTGCGCGACATGTGGCTGACCGGCTTTGATGCCCCCTGCATGCACACGCTTTACGTGGACAAGCCGATGAAGGGCCATGGTCTCATGCAGGCCATCACCCGGATCAACAGGGTCTTTGGCTCTAAACCCGCCGGCCTTGTCGTGGATTACATCGGCTTGGCGGCGGATCTGAAGAAGGCATTGAAACACTATTCGAATGCCGATCAGAAGCAAACGGGCGTCAGCCAGGATGAGGCAGTCCATGCCCTGCATACGCAGATCGACATCATGCGCGGAATGTTCTTCGCCGTTCCCTACATGGATGCGGTGAACGGGACGGCGGCCGACCGGATCAAGATCTTGCCCATTGCGATCGAGCATGCCCTCACCTTGAAGGTTGACGGCAAGGAGGCGGTGAACCGCGAGGACTCCAAGAAGCGCTTCATGAAAGCCGTCGCAGGATTGGTTAAAGCCTTCCGTATTGCCGCCGGGACGCACGAAGCCGCGGCTGCCAAGGATGAGGTCGGCTTTTTCGTCGCCATCCAGTCCGCCATTCGCAAAATGGATGCTTCGACCAGGACGGCGCGCACAGCCGAAGACGCAGAATTGGCAATCTCCCAACTGCTGAATCGCGCCGTGGCCTCAACGGAAGTGATCGACATCCTGGAGGCTGCCGGCATCGACAAACCGGATATCAGCGTCCTGTCAGAAGACTTCCTTCTGGGTTTGCAGAATACGCCGCACAAGAACCTGGCTGTAGAAGCCCTGAGAAAGCTTCTGAATGGCGAGATCCGCTCCCGCACCCGGACCAACAGGACGCAGAACGAGGCGTTCTCCAAGCGCCTGCAGGACGCCATGGCGCGGTATCACAACCGCAGCATCGACGCGGTGCAGGTCATCAAGGAAATGATCGATATGGCGCGACAACTCCAGGAGCAGCCAGAGGACGGTCTGACCGCCGAGGAAGTCGCCTTTTACGATGCTCTGGCGCAAAACGAGAGTGCGCGTGATCTTATGGGCAATGAGGAATTGCGAGTGATTGCCCAGGAGTTGGTGAACGCCGTGCAGGCAACGTCATCGGTGGACTGGTGGCGCAAGCAGAATGTCAGGACGAAGATGCGTGTCACGATCCGCAGGATCCTGAAGAAACACGGATTCCCGCCTGATCTTCAGGCAGAATCCGTGAAAAAGGTTCTGCAGCAGGCGGAAGTGTTGGCAAAGGAATTTGCGTGA
- a CDS encoding restriction endonuclease subunit S, with the protein MTYPRSILGEHVNFSNGKTSPERDLEGGFPVYGSNGLIGFSDITNSPAHTSVIGRVGSYCGSIHFSKEPCWVTDNAIKATAKTENESRFWYYAMSCQDLHDLRSGSGQPLINQTALKAVELPVPSPSERLVIASILGALDDKIELNRRMSATLEEMARSLYRSWFVDFDPVHAKMEGLQPAFMDEATAALFPDRFGEDGLPEGWERGCIGDIAQLNPEKHTKKSHPDAVEYVDLSNTKWGIIETTTQYSWEEAPSRARMLLREQDTIVGTVRPGNGSYSYIGKVGLTGSTGFAVLRPTDTADVALVYLSATDTDTIDALANLADGGAYPAVRPDVVASQPVVLSSHDVRTAFQELVAPLIGMIEASKAQSQTLAYLRDTLLPKLMSGEIRVGEAREHIEEVA; encoded by the coding sequence ATGACATACCCCCGCAGCATTCTTGGTGAGCATGTAAATTTCAGCAATGGAAAAACATCTCCAGAACGTGACTTAGAAGGAGGATTTCCGGTCTACGGCTCAAACGGCCTGATTGGATTTTCAGACATCACAAACTCACCCGCACATACTTCAGTCATTGGTCGTGTCGGATCGTATTGCGGGAGCATTCATTTTTCGAAAGAGCCGTGTTGGGTTACTGATAACGCAATCAAAGCGACGGCAAAAACTGAGAACGAGTCCCGTTTCTGGTACTATGCAATGTCATGCCAAGATCTGCATGATCTGCGTTCCGGGTCAGGGCAACCACTGATCAACCAAACCGCACTCAAAGCTGTTGAGTTGCCCGTGCCCAGTCCCAGTGAACGGCTGGTAATCGCCTCCATCCTCGGCGCCCTCGACGACAAGATCGAGCTGAACCGCCGCATGTCGGCCACTCTCGAAGAGATGGCGCGCAGCCTTTATCGGTCTTGGTTTGTCGATTTCGATCCCGTGCATGCCAAAATGGAAGGCCTCCAACCCGCCTTCATGGACGAGGCCACCGCCGCGCTCTTCCCTGATCGGTTTGGGGAGGACGGGCTGCCGGAGGGCTGGGAACGGGGCTGCATAGGCGACATTGCCCAACTTAATCCTGAAAAACACACGAAAAAGAGCCACCCGGATGCTGTCGAATATGTCGACCTCTCAAACACGAAATGGGGCATTATCGAAACGACAACGCAGTATTCTTGGGAGGAAGCACCATCTCGGGCGCGAATGCTACTTCGGGAACAAGATACAATTGTGGGAACGGTAAGACCCGGGAACGGATCGTATTCATATATTGGAAAAGTTGGATTGACGGGTAGTACTGGTTTCGCAGTTCTCCGACCTACGGACACTGCCGATGTTGCATTGGTCTATCTATCTGCAACGGACACTGACACCATCGACGCCTTAGCCAATCTCGCGGATGGAGGGGCGTACCCTGCAGTTAGACCAGATGTTGTTGCGTCCCAGCCGGTGGTATTGTCCAGTCATGATGTGCGCACTGCTTTCCAGGAATTGGTAGCGCCGTTGATAGGGATGATTGAAGCATCAAAGGCACAAAGCCAAACCCTCGCCTACCTCCGTGACACCCTCCTTCCCAAACTCATGTCCGGCGAAATCCGTGTAGGCGAAGCCCGTGAACATATCGAGGAGGTTGCCTGA
- a CDS encoding class I SAM-dependent DNA methyltransferase, whose product MADKIEKTLFAAADKMRGAMDPGEYKHVALGLIFLRYVSAAFEAKREEFSKDEYIDLEDPEEYAAENIFWVPEKARWSRLAANAKANDIGVQVDDAMREIEKSNPTLKDALPKVYGKADLDRSIVTGLIEMFTNLQLHGTRSDFDLIGRIYEYFIGEFATSEGKRGGEFYTPRSIVSIMVEMMEPTYGRVYDPCCGSGGFFVQSEKFISAHQGRVDDIAVYGQERNPATFRLARMNLAIRGIFGDIRWNSEGTLLKNAFPDDRFDFILANPPFNISDWNGDMLREDQRWAFGSPPVGNANFAWMQHIHHHLSANGIGGVVMANGSMSSMQSGEGDIRQAMVQGDAVDAVVALPGQLFFGTQIPACIWILAKDKSNGTANGEKLRDRRGEVLFIDARRMGALVPGSRKQKELSDDEIKKIADTYHAWRGEKSAGMYVDEPGFCASADMEEIRKHNFVMTPGRYVGAGAVEDDGEPFEEKFERLMGDLREQFAEGRRLEAEIEAKLGEMV is encoded by the coding sequence ATGGCTGACAAGATCGAAAAGACCCTCTTTGCTGCAGCGGACAAGATGCGCGGTGCCATGGATCCCGGTGAGTATAAGCACGTGGCCCTGGGCCTGATCTTCCTGCGCTACGTCTCGGCGGCCTTCGAAGCGAAACGCGAAGAGTTCTCCAAAGACGAGTATATCGATCTGGAAGACCCCGAGGAATACGCCGCTGAAAACATCTTCTGGGTTCCAGAAAAGGCCCGTTGGTCACGTCTGGCGGCCAATGCCAAGGCAAACGACATCGGCGTGCAGGTCGATGACGCCATGCGCGAGATCGAGAAGTCGAACCCTACGCTGAAGGATGCCCTTCCGAAAGTCTATGGCAAGGCTGATCTCGACCGGTCTATCGTCACTGGCCTGATCGAGATGTTTACCAACCTGCAACTGCATGGCACCCGGTCGGACTTCGACCTGATCGGTCGCATCTACGAATACTTCATCGGCGAGTTCGCGACATCCGAGGGCAAGCGCGGCGGCGAGTTCTACACCCCGCGCTCCATCGTCTCCATCATGGTCGAGATGATGGAACCCACCTATGGCCGCGTCTATGACCCCTGCTGTGGCTCCGGTGGTTTCTTCGTCCAGTCGGAAAAGTTCATCTCTGCCCATCAGGGACGGGTGGATGACATCGCAGTCTACGGGCAGGAACGCAACCCTGCCACCTTCCGCCTGGCACGGATGAACCTCGCCATTCGCGGGATCTTTGGTGATATCCGTTGGAACTCCGAAGGCACGCTGTTGAAAAACGCCTTCCCGGATGATCGTTTCGACTTCATCCTTGCCAATCCGCCGTTCAATATCTCGGATTGGAACGGTGATATGCTGCGCGAGGATCAGCGGTGGGCCTTCGGCTCCCCGCCGGTGGGCAACGCGAACTTCGCATGGATGCAGCATATCCATCATCACCTGTCGGCCAACGGCATTGGCGGTGTGGTCATGGCTAATGGGTCGATGTCGTCCATGCAGTCAGGTGAGGGCGACATCCGTCAGGCCATGGTGCAGGGCGATGCGGTGGATGCCGTGGTGGCTCTGCCAGGGCAACTCTTCTTCGGAACGCAGATCCCCGCCTGTATCTGGATCCTCGCCAAGGACAAATCCAACGGCACCGCCAATGGGGAGAAGCTGCGTGATCGTCGCGGCGAGGTGCTCTTTATCGACGCCCGCAGGATGGGCGCCCTGGTGCCCGGATCGCGCAAGCAAAAAGAGCTTTCCGACGACGAGATCAAGAAGATCGCCGATACCTACCATGCGTGGCGCGGTGAAAAATCGGCCGGAATGTATGTCGATGAGCCGGGGTTCTGTGCCTCGGCTGACATGGAGGAGATCCGCAAACACAACTTCGTCATGACGCCGGGCCGCTATGTTGGCGCGGGGGCGGTCGAGGATGACGGTGAGCCATTTGAGGAAAAGTTCGAGCGTCTGATGGGCGATCTGCGGGAGCAGTTCGCAGAAGGGCGGCGGCTGGAGGCCGAGATCGAGGCGAAGCTGGGGGAAATGGTATGA